The proteins below are encoded in one region of Dioscorea cayenensis subsp. rotundata cultivar TDr96_F1 chromosome 18, TDr96_F1_v2_PseudoChromosome.rev07_lg8_w22 25.fasta, whole genome shotgun sequence:
- the LOC120282783 gene encoding leucine-rich repeat protein FLOR 1-like, with the protein MSKLPLLPHITVILMLLSSCFPLLVSSAKCHKDDKKALLNLFTRPEDLSWTSSTACCSWPGVICSSLTNRVLTLDMSFFNISGTISPSIGDLPFLFSINIEYSPSLTGTIPYSITKLPLTSLTIRFTSLSGPIPGFLSELKELTNLDLSGNLHTGPIPDSIASLPKLDRLTLFGNKLTGTIPPALFRRLTSRNLLYLSDNLLTGEIPISLGDADLGYIYLAGNRFTGDASFLFSQSKQATEIDLSRNQLEMDMSSLSFPQNLRLLDLSFNRINGTIPASLAHLNDLNTFNVSHNMLCGRIPTGGQMKSFDASCYQHNKCLCGTPLPSCHH; encoded by the coding sequence ATGTCTAAGCTGCCATTACTCCCACACATCACCGTCATTCTCATGCTACTGAGCTCGTGTTTCCCTCTCTTAGTCTCTTCAGCCAAGTGCCACAAGGATGACAAGAAGGCTCTTCTCAATCTCTTCACCAGACCAGAAGATCTCTCATGGACATCCAGCACCGCCTGCTGCTCTTGGCCTGGCGTCATCTGCAGCTCCCTCACCAACCGTGTCCTCACTCTTGACATGAGCTTCTTTAACATCTCTGGCACCATCTCCCCCTCAATTGGAGACCTCCCCTTCCTCTTCAGCATCAATATTGAATACTCCCCTTCCCTCACTGGTACTATCCCATACTCAATCACCAAACTCCCTCTCACCAGCCTCACAATCAGATTCACCTCCCTCTCCGGTCCCATCCCCGGCTTCCTCAGTGAATTAAAAGAACTCACAAACCTTGACCTTTCTGGCAACCTCCACACCGGCCCCATTCCTGACTCCATTGCTTCGCTCCCTAAACTTGACCGTCTTACTCTCTTTGGCAACAAGCTAACCGGCACCATCCCACCAGCCCTCTTCCGCCGTCTCACGTCCAGGAACCTCCTCTACCTCTCAGACAATCTCCTCACCGGAGAGATCCCTATCTCTCTTGGTGATGCTGACTTGGGATATATCTACCTCGCCGGAAACCGTTTCACTGGTGATGCCTCATTTCTCTTTAGTCAATCAAAACAAGCCACTGAGATCGACCTTTCAAGGAACCAGCTCGAGATGGACATGTCCTCACTGAGTTTCCCTCAGAACTTGCGCTTGCTTGACCTGAGCTTCAACCGCATCAACGGCACCATCCCGGCGTCGCTGGCTCATCTAAATGATTTGAACACTTTCAATGTCAGCCATAACATGCTATGTGGTAGGATACCAACTGGTGGGCAGATGAAGTCGTTTGACGCGTCTTGCTACCAGCATAACAAATGCCTCTGCGGAACTCCGCTGCCTAGCTGCCACCATTAG